A stretch of the Coleofasciculus chthonoplastes PCC 7420 genome encodes the following:
- a CDS encoding aspartate-semialdehyde dehydrogenase gives MSSQVRVAILGATGAVGAELLELLESRNFPLTHLKLLASPRSAGRTLQFRGESLPVEAVGEDSFKEVDLVLASAGGSTSKAWASKAVEQGAVVVDNSSAFRMNPDVPLVIPEVNPEAAAKHKGIIANPNCTTILMAVAVWPLHQVQPIQRIVVATYQSASGAGRRAMEELKAQAQAILQEQTPPTESFPYPLAFNLFPHNSPLNDQGYCEEEMKMVNETRKIFNDPQIRISATCVRVPVLRAHSEAINLEFAQPMSVATAKELLANAPGVRLVEDWQANYFPMPIDATGKDDVLVGRIRQDLSHPSGLEIWLSGDQIRKGAALNAVQIAELLVERNWLKPATAMMAY, from the coding sequence TTGTCTAGTCAAGTTCGCGTTGCTATACTGGGCGCAACGGGTGCAGTCGGCGCCGAGTTACTGGAATTATTAGAAAGTCGTAACTTTCCCCTTACCCATTTAAAGCTTTTAGCCTCACCTCGTTCGGCGGGACGGACTCTCCAGTTTCGAGGCGAATCCCTACCGGTGGAAGCCGTAGGGGAGGATTCGTTTAAAGAGGTGGATTTGGTTTTAGCCTCGGCTGGGGGGTCAACATCCAAAGCTTGGGCATCTAAAGCCGTTGAGCAGGGAGCTGTGGTGGTTGACAATTCCAGCGCTTTTCGCATGAATCCTGACGTCCCCCTGGTTATTCCTGAGGTCAATCCGGAAGCGGCGGCGAAGCATAAAGGGATTATCGCCAATCCCAACTGCACGACGATATTAATGGCAGTAGCCGTTTGGCCCCTGCATCAGGTGCAACCTATCCAACGGATTGTCGTGGCTACCTATCAATCAGCTAGCGGTGCAGGTAGACGGGCGATGGAAGAACTTAAAGCCCAAGCTCAAGCCATTTTGCAGGAGCAAACGCCACCCACGGAAAGCTTTCCCTACCCCTTGGCATTTAACCTGTTTCCACACAATTCTCCCTTAAATGATCAGGGATATTGTGAGGAAGAGATGAAAATGGTCAATGAAACCCGTAAGATTTTCAACGATCCCCAGATTCGTATCAGCGCCACTTGTGTTCGAGTTCCTGTGCTACGAGCTCACTCAGAAGCGATTAATCTAGAGTTTGCTCAACCCATGTCTGTCGCCACAGCCAAGGAGTTACTGGCTAATGCGCCGGGAGTGCGACTGGTTGAAGATTGGCAGGCGAATTATTTCCCCATGCCGATAGATGCTACGGGTAAGGACGATGTACTGGTGGGGCGAATTCGACAAGACTTGTCTCATCCCAGTGGATTAGAGATTTGGTTGAGTGGTGACCAAATTCGCAAAGGGGCAGCGTTGAATGCTGTACAAATTGCCGAGTTGTTGGTGGAACGAAATTGGTTAAAGCCAGCAACAGCAATGATGGCTTATTAA